Proteins encoded within one genomic window of Ostreibacterium oceani:
- the secB gene encoding protein-export chaperone SecB has protein sequence MSEERAFEINKIYTKDISSESPNTPAIHQQNWQPEINLNLGNQSTCVSEENGLYEVTLTLTVTAKIEDKVAYVIEVMQAGLFTVKGFDSAQRGHILGAAIPNILFPYARETISALSQKAGFPAMLLNPLDFNALYQQHLQQQAEANKTDASDTAASESTPQADDKPTTH, from the coding sequence ATGTCCGAAGAAAGAGCATTTGAAATCAACAAAATATACACAAAAGACATCTCTTCTGAATCACCCAACACCCCCGCCATCCACCAACAAAATTGGCAGCCAGAGATCAACCTCAACCTTGGCAACCAGTCCACGTGTGTCTCCGAAGAAAACGGCTTATACGAAGTGACACTAACGCTCACTGTCACCGCCAAAATCGAAGACAAAGTCGCTTATGTCATCGAGGTCATGCAAGCCGGCCTTTTCACCGTCAAAGGTTTTGACAGCGCACAACGCGGTCATATTTTAGGCGCCGCTATCCCCAATATATTGTTCCCATACGCCCGTGAAACGATTTCCGCCTTATCACAAAAAGCTGGTTTCCCTGCCATGCTGCTAAACCCGTTAGATTTTAACGCGCTTTACCAACAGCATCTGCAACAGCAAGCTGAAGCAAACAAAACTGACGCCTCTGACACTGCTGCCTCAGAAAGCACGCCTCAGGCAGACGACAAACCAACCACGCACTAA
- a CDS encoding diacylglycerol kinase, giving the protein MKPKRQGLSRLIHACRYSKQGFINTFKGEAAFRQECAAIAVLLPLSFVIAASAIEWLLLVTSLGLILLAELFNSAIESVVDRFDEQHPDFGKAKDAGSAAVSVTLIMAVITWITILLL; this is encoded by the coding sequence ATGAAACCCAAACGCCAAGGTTTATCTCGTTTAATTCACGCATGCCGCTACTCGAAACAAGGGTTTATCAATACCTTTAAAGGCGAAGCCGCTTTTCGTCAGGAATGCGCGGCAATCGCCGTGCTTTTACCACTGTCATTTGTGATAGCAGCATCAGCAATAGAGTGGCTGCTACTCGTCACTAGCCTTGGATTAATTTTGCTTGCTGAGCTATTTAATTCTGCCATAGAATCCGTCGTAGATCGCTTTGACGAACAGCATCCCGATTTTGGCAAAGCCAAAGACGCTGGCTCTGCCGCTGTTTCAGTGACCCTTATCATGGCGGTTATTACCTGGATAACGATTTTATTGTTATAA
- a CDS encoding methylenetetrahydrofolate reductase — protein MNTKQIVQDFFADFTLETTPGAAKKIDDYGQYIRQGEKVYVTFLPGSDFADTVAVSKRLKAEGLEPIPHIAARSTPNRQFLETGIKQCVEEAGVERFLVIGGAVDKPVGEFDCTAQILETGLFDKYGIKSVGLAGHPEGSPDITDEGIREALRFKNAFAERTDADLYLVTQFCFEAAPIIAWDKALQAEGNRLPIHIGLPGLATLKSLIGHSKACGVGASMKFLTKQAKNVSKLLLVNAPDELTIDLATYKATDPNCGIAGLHIYPLGGLPKTANWSYAVRDGRFNLHSDGRGFDIV, from the coding sequence ATGAATACAAAACAAATCGTTCAAGACTTTTTTGCTGACTTTACCTTAGAAACCACGCCAGGGGCGGCAAAGAAAATCGACGACTATGGGCAGTATATTCGCCAAGGCGAAAAGGTCTATGTTACTTTTTTGCCTGGCTCGGATTTTGCTGATACCGTCGCTGTTTCTAAGCGCCTCAAAGCCGAAGGATTGGAGCCTATCCCGCATATTGCGGCGCGTTCGACACCGAATCGCCAGTTTTTGGAGACAGGCATTAAACAATGTGTGGAAGAGGCAGGCGTCGAGCGCTTTTTGGTGATTGGTGGCGCGGTTGACAAACCCGTTGGCGAGTTTGACTGCACGGCACAAATTTTGGAAACGGGTCTGTTTGATAAGTACGGTATTAAATCGGTTGGCTTAGCAGGTCACCCAGAGGGTAGTCCTGATATAACCGACGAAGGCATTCGCGAAGCACTACGCTTTAAAAATGCGTTTGCCGAGCGCACCGATGCAGACCTTTATTTGGTGACACAATTCTGCTTTGAAGCTGCGCCCATTATTGCCTGGGATAAAGCGCTGCAAGCCGAAGGTAACCGATTACCAATCCACATTGGCCTGCCAGGGTTGGCAACGTTGAAATCATTGATTGGTCACTCCAAAGCCTGTGGTGTCGGTGCTTCGATGAAATTTTTGACTAAGCAAGCAAAAAACGTATCTAAACTCTTGTTGGTTAATGCACCTGATGAGCTCACCATTGATTTGGCAACGTACAAAGCCACAGACCCGAATTGCGGTATCGCAGGACTACATATTTATCCGTTGGGTGGTTTGCCAAAGACGGCTAATTGGTCTTATGCGGTACGCGATGGGCGCTTTAATTTACATAGCGATGGTAGGGGTTTTGATATTGTATAG
- a CDS encoding adenosylcobalamin-dependent ribonucleoside-diphosphate reductase, whose product MDLVELAEKTTTNVTDIKLQPASLDIWEKKYQLKTKDGQPVDEDIEATYARISAALAAVEETKPKQKKWQKAFHWALQNGAIPAGRIVSNAGALQHKPATSTINCTVSGTIVDSMDDILGKVHESGLTLKAGCGIGYEFSTLRPRGAYVAGAGAYTSGPLSFMDVYDKMCFTVSSAGGRRGAQMATFDVSHPDVLDFIRAKREDGRLRQFNLSLLITADFVEAVKNDADWHLVFPVREQELREDQATLEDLIADKQIIWRDFPDKTGKILNDQEQVACRIYKTLPARRIWDAIMASTYDYAEPGFVLIDKVNEMNNNWFCETIRATNPCGEQPLPPYGACLLGSVNLTKFVRNPFTDEAVFDWDSYNEVVSIFTRMLDNVVEINGLPLPEQRQEIARKRRHGMGFLGLGSTMTMLGIAYGSPRAIEFTEKVACEMSLTGWKASLELAKEKGPAPIMNEMFTLTPHMLRLRPELVDAGYQVGDQLPGRVLHAKYSRYMQQIASIDADLVNELAEYGGRFTHHSSIAPTGTISLSLANNASNGIEPSFSHHYSRNVIREGKKSKEKVEVFSYELLAYRELINPKAMPFSTEPDEQLPDYFVSADDITPKQHVDIQAAAQKWIDSSISKTANVPTDFDYEDFKDIYLYAYEQGLKGCTTFRFNPAAFSGVLVKEKDLESTTYQFTLEDGSQVEVKGNEQIEYDGEIHSAANLFDALKEGYYGKF is encoded by the coding sequence ATGGATTTGGTCGAACTCGCTGAAAAAACGACAACAAACGTCACTGATATAAAACTACAGCCAGCTTCCCTGGATATTTGGGAAAAAAAATACCAACTAAAAACCAAAGATGGTCAACCCGTTGATGAAGATATAGAAGCGACCTATGCGCGCATTTCAGCAGCGCTTGCCGCAGTCGAAGAGACCAAGCCAAAACAAAAAAAGTGGCAAAAAGCGTTTCATTGGGCGCTACAGAATGGTGCCATTCCTGCAGGACGCATTGTTTCAAATGCTGGGGCGTTACAACACAAGCCAGCGACATCGACAATCAATTGCACGGTTTCGGGTACGATAGTTGATTCGATGGATGATATTCTAGGTAAAGTGCATGAATCTGGGCTGACACTAAAGGCAGGTTGCGGGATTGGTTATGAATTTTCGACTTTGCGCCCACGCGGTGCTTATGTGGCAGGTGCGGGTGCCTATACGTCAGGCCCTTTGTCGTTTATGGATGTTTATGACAAGATGTGTTTTACGGTGTCTTCAGCGGGTGGGCGGCGTGGTGCGCAAATGGCTACTTTTGACGTTTCTCACCCTGATGTGTTGGACTTTATTCGTGCCAAACGCGAAGATGGGCGTCTACGCCAGTTTAACTTGTCGCTACTGATTACCGCAGACTTTGTTGAAGCGGTAAAAAATGATGCCGATTGGCACTTAGTCTTTCCTGTTCGAGAGCAGGAGTTACGCGAAGATCAAGCGACACTAGAGGACTTGATCGCAGATAAGCAAATTATTTGGCGCGATTTTCCTGATAAAACAGGCAAGATACTCAACGACCAAGAGCAAGTGGCGTGCCGCATTTACAAAACCTTGCCAGCACGTCGTATTTGGGATGCCATTATGGCCTCTACGTATGATTATGCGGAGCCTGGGTTTGTCTTGATTGATAAAGTTAACGAGATGAATAATAACTGGTTTTGTGAAACGATTCGCGCAACCAACCCCTGTGGTGAGCAGCCATTGCCGCCGTATGGTGCCTGTCTGTTGGGGTCGGTTAATCTGACCAAATTTGTACGCAATCCGTTTACCGATGAGGCCGTATTTGATTGGGATAGCTACAACGAAGTTGTCTCTATCTTTACGCGCATGCTAGACAATGTCGTAGAAATTAATGGCCTGCCGTTACCCGAACAGCGCCAAGAAATTGCGCGCAAACGTCGCCATGGTATGGGCTTTTTGGGGTTGGGTTCGACGATGACCATGTTAGGCATTGCTTATGGCTCACCGCGTGCTATTGAGTTTACTGAAAAAGTGGCTTGTGAAATGTCACTAACGGGCTGGAAAGCCTCGCTAGAATTGGCCAAAGAAAAAGGCCCTGCACCAATTATGAATGAAATGTTTACCCTAACTCCGCATATGCTGCGTTTGCGCCCTGAGTTAGTTGATGCTGGTTATCAAGTCGGTGATCAGTTGCCTGGTCGTGTCTTGCACGCAAAATATAGCCGCTACATGCAACAGATTGCGAGTATTGATGCCGACTTAGTGAATGAGTTAGCCGAGTACGGCGGGCGATTTACACACCATAGCTCGATTGCACCGACCGGGACGATTTCGTTATCACTGGCGAATAATGCATCGAATGGGATTGAACCGAGCTTTTCGCATCATTACTCAAGAAACGTTATTCGCGAAGGTAAAAAGTCCAAAGAAAAAGTTGAGGTATTCTCTTATGAATTATTAGCTTATCGCGAGCTAATTAACCCCAAAGCCATGCCATTTTCTACTGAGCCAGATGAGCAACTGCCTGATTACTTTGTCTCTGCTGACGATATTACGCCCAAGCAACACGTGGATATCCAAGCGGCAGCCCAAAAATGGATTGATTCATCTATATCTAAAACAGCGAATGTACCTACGGATTTTGATTACGAAGACTTCAAAGACATTTATCTGTATGCCTATGAGCAGGGGCTCAAAGGGTGTACGACCTTTAGGTTTAACCCGGCCGCTTTTTCTGGTGTGTTGGTCAAGGAAAAAGATCTAGAAAGTACGACCTATCAATTTACGCTAGAGGATGGCTCGCAAGTTGAGGTTAAAGGCAATGAACAAATTGAATACGATGGCGAGATACACAGCGCCGCTAACTTGTTTGATGCACTAAAAGAAGGCTATTACGGTAAATTTTAA
- a CDS encoding NAD(P)H-dependent glycerol-3-phosphate dehydrogenase: MAQKIAVLGAGSWGTALALNCARADEHSTVFLWGHNAAHIKALQQARVNNQHLPSTPLPDNVHPTDDIAVIYDCDMILLVVPSHAFAETLARIQPYVCRQAIGWAIKGFDKQTNDLLSHTFTTQFPDTPFAIIAGPSFAKEVAAGLPTAITVAGSTLAFANDFANFLHNEQMRTYTTDDVIGAQIGGSLKNVIAIAAGISDGLGFGANTRAAIITRGLHEIARLGAASGARNETLMGLSGLGDLLLTCTDDLSRNRRFGLLLGQGYDTQSACAEIGQTVEGVHTAIEATQYAHRHHVRAPITNLIEQLIRGTLSIEAAKQALLSHYPKPETE; the protein is encoded by the coding sequence ATGGCACAAAAAATCGCTGTTTTAGGCGCAGGCAGTTGGGGCACCGCACTCGCACTTAACTGTGCACGCGCTGACGAACACAGCACGGTCTTTTTATGGGGACATAATGCCGCGCATATCAAAGCACTACAACAAGCACGAGTCAACAACCAACATTTGCCGTCAACTCCCTTACCAGATAACGTCCATCCTACTGACGATATTGCGGTTATTTATGATTGTGACATGATTCTATTGGTTGTACCTAGCCACGCTTTTGCAGAGACGTTAGCGCGCATACAACCTTATGTTTGCCGCCAAGCAATTGGTTGGGCTATCAAAGGCTTCGATAAACAAACAAACGACTTGCTAAGCCACACCTTTACAACGCAATTTCCTGACACACCGTTTGCTATTATTGCTGGCCCTAGCTTTGCTAAAGAAGTCGCCGCTGGATTACCGACCGCAATAACGGTCGCGGGAAGCACGTTGGCGTTTGCCAATGATTTCGCCAACTTTTTACACAATGAGCAGATGCGCACATACACCACAGACGATGTCATCGGCGCACAAATTGGTGGCTCACTGAAAAACGTCATCGCCATTGCTGCTGGTATTTCTGATGGCTTGGGGTTTGGCGCCAACACGCGTGCAGCCATTATTACCCGGGGTTTACACGAGATTGCTCGTTTAGGCGCCGCCTCGGGTGCACGCAACGAGACCCTGATGGGCTTATCAGGTTTGGGCGATCTATTGCTGACCTGCACCGATGATTTATCTCGTAATCGCCGATTTGGGCTATTACTGGGGCAAGGTTACGACACACAGTCTGCCTGTGCAGAAATCGGACAAACCGTAGAAGGTGTCCACACCGCCATTGAAGCCACACAATACGCCCATCGACACCACGTTCGCGCCCCAATCACCAATCTAATCGAACAATTAATTCGTGGTACGCTGTCTATTGAGGCCGCCAAACAAGCCCTACTTTCGCATTACCCGAAACCAGAAACCGAATAA
- a CDS encoding ribonuclease HII: MRLAGVDEAGRGALVGSVYAAAVVLPEQYDRRQTIDSKKMTEAKRFAAADYIKSIAVDFAVATATAAEIDALNIHHATLLAMQRAVLQLTGQIDAVWVDGKFSPELPQPTTAIIGGDGLHDCIAAASILAKTARDAEMKALDETYPQYGFAKHKGYATAAHREALAHYGALPMHRRSYKTVRDL; the protein is encoded by the coding sequence ATGAGGCTGGCAGGGGTTGACGAAGCGGGGCGAGGTGCTTTGGTCGGCAGTGTGTATGCCGCTGCAGTGGTGCTGCCTGAACAATACGACCGGCGACAAACGATTGACTCTAAAAAAATGACAGAAGCCAAGCGATTTGCTGCTGCCGACTATATTAAATCAATCGCGGTTGATTTTGCGGTAGCAACGGCAACCGCCGCAGAGATTGATGCACTAAATATTCATCACGCGACTTTATTGGCCATGCAGCGGGCGGTTTTGCAGCTAACGGGTCAGATAGATGCGGTTTGGGTTGATGGGAAATTTAGCCCTGAATTACCCCAGCCAACAACTGCGATTATCGGGGGTGACGGGCTGCACGATTGCATTGCTGCCGCGTCGATTTTGGCAAAAACGGCGCGGGATGCTGAGATGAAAGCACTGGATGAAACGTATCCACAATACGGATTTGCGAAGCACAAAGGCTATGCTACTGCTGCGCATCGAGAGGCATTAGCGCATTATGGCGCGCTGCCGATGCATCGACGTTCTTACAAAACCGTTCGAGACTTATGA
- the lpxA gene encoding acyl-ACP--UDP-N-acetylglucosamine O-acyltransferase, with protein MIHSTAVIDPSARIDENVSIGPYSIIGANVEIGAGTWIGPHVVIQGPTKIGRNNKIYQFSSLGEVPQDKKFNETDETWLEIGDGNVIREFCTFNRGTAQDAGKTVVGNDNWIMAYVHLAHDCVIKDHTIFANGASLAGHVTIGNYVVMGGFALVYQFVTVGDYAICGFSSGVKHDVPPYSMVDGMPAKAVTINIEGLRRNYFSKEEIQSIREAFRLLYKSGLTLDEAKQELLGLAKTAPVINLLNEFFPVMKRGLIR; from the coding sequence GTGATTCATTCAACAGCAGTTATTGACCCAAGCGCGCGGATAGATGAAAATGTCAGCATTGGTCCTTATAGCATTATCGGCGCTAACGTGGAAATTGGCGCAGGGACTTGGATTGGGCCGCATGTCGTGATTCAGGGGCCAACCAAAATTGGGCGCAATAACAAAATCTACCAATTCAGCTCACTAGGCGAAGTGCCGCAGGATAAAAAATTTAACGAAACCGATGAAACATGGTTAGAAATTGGCGATGGCAATGTGATTCGTGAATTCTGTACCTTTAATCGTGGTACGGCTCAAGATGCAGGGAAAACGGTCGTGGGCAATGATAACTGGATCATGGCCTATGTGCATTTAGCCCATGATTGCGTGATCAAGGACCATACCATCTTTGCAAATGGTGCCTCGTTGGCGGGGCATGTTACTATCGGCAATTATGTGGTGATGGGTGGGTTTGCTTTGGTTTATCAGTTTGTGACGGTGGGGGATTATGCCATTTGTGGATTTTCTTCTGGCGTGAAACACGACGTTCCTCCTTATTCGATGGTTGATGGTATGCCCGCTAAGGCGGTGACGATTAATATAGAAGGGTTGCGTCGGAATTATTTTTCCAAAGAGGAAATCCAAAGTATTAGAGAGGCGTTTAGGCTACTCTACAAATCGGGGCTGACACTAGACGAGGCCAAACAGGAGTTGCTCGGGCTGGCCAAAACTGCGCCAGTCATTAATTTGCTGAACGAATTTTTTCCCGTGATGAAGCGGGGTTTGATTCGTTAA
- a CDS encoding TSCPD domain-containing protein, whose amino-acid sequence MIKIDKKITGYAIKKADEPADASADVLAGVSADTKATTIGKQGEAGGQPAASGPIEMHESINRPEKLFGSTYKVKTPLSEHALYVTINDYLLNEGTEYEQRRPYEMFINSKNMEHFQWIVALTRVISAVFRKGGDSTFLVEELKSVFDPQGGYFKSGGRYMPSIIAELGDVIESHMKSIGMIRDEQDQHQQRLIFEKQQQLAAKEKEKQQQGMAASATETANTSGYPASAVLCKKCFAKAVVVMDGCATCLSCGDSKCG is encoded by the coding sequence ATGATAAAGATTGATAAAAAAATAACAGGTTACGCAATTAAAAAAGCCGATGAGCCAGCCGATGCATCAGCCGATGTATTAGCCGGGGTATCAGCTGATACAAAGGCGACAACCATCGGTAAACAGGGTGAAGCAGGCGGGCAGCCAGCTGCGTCTGGACCAATTGAAATGCACGAATCGATTAATCGCCCCGAAAAATTATTCGGCTCAACATACAAAGTGAAAACACCACTGTCGGAGCATGCGCTCTATGTGACCATTAATGATTACTTACTCAACGAGGGGACGGAGTATGAACAGCGTCGCCCTTACGAGATGTTCATTAACTCAAAAAACATGGAGCACTTTCAGTGGATTGTGGCGTTGACACGGGTAATTTCTGCCGTCTTTAGAAAAGGCGGTGATAGCACGTTTTTGGTCGAAGAACTCAAGTCGGTATTTGATCCACAGGGCGGCTACTTTAAATCTGGCGGGCGTTATATGCCGTCGATTATAGCCGAATTAGGCGATGTGATTGAGTCGCATATGAAATCCATTGGCATGATTCGGGATGAGCAAGACCAGCATCAGCAACGCTTGATTTTTGAAAAGCAGCAACAGTTGGCAGCAAAAGAAAAAGAAAAACAACAGCAAGGTATGGCCGCGTCAGCGACAGAGACAGCCAATACATCGGGTTATCCAGCCAGTGCCGTGTTATGCAAAAAATGCTTTGCCAAAGCAGTCGTTGTGATGGATGGTTGCGCGACATGCTTATCCTGTGGAGACAGTAAGTGTGGCTGA
- the lpxB gene encoding lipid-A-disaccharide synthase: protein MHIALLAGEASGDQLGAELIKALRKRNPCIRFDGVGGEKMQAQGFNSLIPMEEFSVMGISEVLWRLPKLLRYRNQLIEQYQSSLPNAFIGIDSPDFNLRLAGRLREIGIYTAQYVSPSVWAWRENRIETIKRSCDLMLTLFEFEKQFYDKHQMPAVYCGHPLVDLIPAELNPAKAKARLQHEPGRPYLAVLPGSRQSEVRKMLPVFIQTARYLQKKLPNLVLQVPVVNQEIRALATKLFAQQGSGLTFELIDGDAKQVMLACDSVLLASGTATLEAMLLQKPMVVAYKVSRVTATIAKRLVNVTHFSLPNLLADHPVVPEFIQDAINPHEMAHELYQQITDASHRNALVARLVQIRRKVRGHAAENAAKAVYQDMMRKELMG, encoded by the coding sequence ATGCATATTGCTTTATTAGCAGGCGAAGCATCAGGAGACCAGCTTGGTGCTGAGTTGATTAAAGCGCTGAGAAAACGCAATCCTTGCATTCGGTTTGATGGGGTTGGTGGCGAAAAAATGCAAGCACAGGGGTTTAATTCGCTTATTCCGATGGAGGAGTTTTCGGTCATGGGTATCAGCGAGGTTTTATGGCGATTACCAAAACTACTGCGATACCGAAATCAGCTGATTGAGCAATACCAGAGCAGCTTACCCAATGCTTTTATTGGGATTGACTCGCCTGACTTTAATTTACGGCTGGCGGGGCGTTTGCGCGAAATTGGTATTTATACCGCGCAGTATGTCAGCCCCTCTGTTTGGGCGTGGCGCGAAAATCGGATTGAGACGATCAAGCGTTCCTGCGATTTAATGTTAACCTTGTTTGAGTTTGAAAAACAATTTTATGATAAGCATCAAATGCCTGCGGTTTATTGCGGGCATCCGTTGGTTGACTTGATTCCCGCTGAGCTGAACCCCGCCAAAGCCAAAGCACGCCTACAACATGAGCCTGGGCGCCCCTATTTAGCCGTATTACCTGGCAGCCGTCAAAGCGAAGTAAGAAAAATGCTACCCGTTTTCATTCAAACGGCACGCTATTTGCAGAAAAAATTACCCAATCTTGTGTTGCAAGTGCCTGTGGTAAATCAAGAAATTCGGGCGCTGGCGACAAAGCTGTTTGCGCAACAAGGCAGCGGATTGACGTTTGAGCTGATTGACGGTGATGCCAAGCAGGTTATGCTTGCTTGTGACAGTGTCTTATTGGCATCAGGCACGGCAACGTTAGAAGCGATGCTATTGCAAAAACCCATGGTTGTTGCTTACAAAGTCAGCCGAGTAACGGCGACAATTGCTAAACGCTTGGTTAACGTCACACACTTTTCATTGCCGAATTTACTCGCAGACCACCCCGTTGTGCCTGAGTTTATTCAGGATGCGATTAACCCCCACGAAATGGCGCATGAGCTCTATCAACAAATCACAGATGCGTCGCACCGCAATGCGTTGGTGGCGAGACTGGTGCAAATTCGCCGCAAAGTCCGCGGCCATGCAGCAGAAAATGCAGCCAAAGCCGTCTATCAAGACATGATGCGCAAGGAGCTAATGGGATGA
- a CDS encoding FlgO family outer membrane protein, producing MKKYLLIAISAAMMAGCTTPDIFNENASKGTYSNVKDPDIIGTSHKAGEGLMSQATYLQNDLKAILITSVADITDLNSSSALGLMVSEQIGNRFAQFGFPVVDLRTRHDVKVREKSGEYMLSRDIQKISKEHAAGAVLVGTYAVGRDHVYVSTRLIRPEDNRILASYDFDLPMGPDVRKMARQKTR from the coding sequence ATGAAAAAATACCTACTAATCGCCATTTCAGCCGCCATGATGGCTGGATGCACAACGCCTGATATTTTCAATGAAAATGCAAGCAAAGGAACTTATAGCAATGTTAAGGATCCAGATATCATAGGCACTTCTCACAAAGCAGGTGAAGGGCTTATGTCACAGGCCACCTATTTGCAAAATGACCTAAAAGCCATTTTAATTACTAGCGTGGCAGACATTACTGACTTAAACTCTAGCTCAGCACTGGGTCTGATGGTCTCTGAGCAAATTGGCAACCGCTTTGCCCAGTTTGGCTTCCCTGTTGTTGATTTAAGAACACGGCACGATGTCAAAGTCAGAGAAAAAAGCGGCGAGTACATGCTGTCTCGTGACATTCAAAAAATATCCAAAGAACACGCTGCAGGCGCAGTCCTTGTGGGTACCTATGCCGTTGGTCGTGACCATGTTTATGTCAGCACGCGGTTAATCCGTCCAGAAGATAATCGTATTTTAGCGAGCTATGATTTCGATTTACCCATGGGGCCTGATGTACGCAAAATGGCACGACAAAAAACACGATAG